The following nucleotide sequence is from Candidatus Delongbacteria bacterium.
CGGCTGCTGGATTCCCTATCCGGCGGAGCGCGCTGATGGCCCGCCCGCTGGACGCCCTGCTGCGCCGCCTGCGCGAGCCCGGCCGCGGGCCCCTGCTGATGGGCATCGTCAACCTGACGCCGGATTCCTTCAGCGACGGCGGCCGCTGGCAGGAGCCCGGCCGGGCCCTGGACCAGGTGCGCGCGCTGGTGGCGGCGGGAGCCGAGATCGTGGATCTGGGCGGCGAATCCACCCGGCCCGGCGCCGCGCCGGTGGACGAGGCCGAGGAGCTGGCCCGGGTCGAACCCGTGCTGCGCGCCCTGCCCGCAGACCTGCCGGCCTGGCTCTCCATCGACACCCAGCGCCGGAGCGTGGCGGCCGTCGCCCAGGCAGCCGGCGCCGTGCTGGTCAACGACGTGAGCGCCGGAGGGCGGGATCCGGAGCTGCTGCCCTGGGTGGTCAGCCAGCCGCTGGCCTATGTGCTGATGCACATGCGCGGCCGACCCGCCGGCATGCAGGAGGCCCCGCGCTACGAGAACGTGGCGTTGGAGGTGGCGGAGTTCCTGCGCTCGCGGGCCGCCGACCTGTCCGCCCGCGGCCTGCCCCGGGAGCGCATCCTGCTGGATCCGGGGATCGGCTTCGGCAAGCGCCTGGAGGACAATCGCGCCCTGCTGCGCACCCTGGCCGGCCTGCGCGAACTGGGCCACCCGCTGCTGCTGGGCGCTTCGCGCAAGAGCTTCATCGGTCAGCTGGAGGAGACCGCCGGCCAGCCCGCCTCCCCGCCGGACGAGCGCCTGGGCGGCTCGCTGGCCGCCGCCCTCTGGGCCGCCGCGCAGGGCGTCCACGTGCTGCGCGTCCACGACGTGGCGCAGACGCGCCAGGCCCTGCAGGTCTGGCGCTGGCTGGAGGATCCGGCATGGAAGTGATTCGCCTGGAGGAGCGCCACCTGCGGGAGATGGAGGCTCTGGAGCAACTCTGCTTTCCCCAGGATCCCTGGCCCGGCGACCTGCTGGCCTCGGCCCTGGGCGGCGAGGGCGTGCTGGCGCTGGGCCTGTGCCGGGAGGGCCGACTCTGGGGCGCGGCCCTGGGCCGGCTGGCGGCGGACGAGGCCGAACTGCACTCCATCGCCGTGCATCCCGCCCGCCAGGGCGAGGGCTGGGGCCGGCGCCTGCTGCTGGAGTTCCTGGCCGAGGTGCGCGCCCGGCAGGGCCGCGTGGTCTGGCTGGAGGTGCGCGCCTCCAACGAGCCGGCGCTGCGCCTCTACCACCGCGCGGGCTTCACGGCCACCGGGCGCCGCCCGCGCTACTATTCCGACGGCGAGGACGCGCTGTTGTTTTGTTTGAAGCTGGACAACGACATAGACTGACCCGGTCCCGCGCCCCGTCGATTGACCCCCGCGCCCGGTTCCTTACTTTTGTTCGGCGCCACCAAGAAGCAGGAAGGTCCGCATGAGCTGGTTCAAACGCACTCCCGAAGGACCGCGCAAGGCCGTGGCCAGCACGGTGCCCGATGGATTGTGGATCAAGTGCAACAAGTGCGGCCAGATCCTC
It contains:
- the folP gene encoding dihydropteroate synthase; this encodes MARPLDALLRRLREPGRGPLLMGIVNLTPDSFSDGGRWQEPGRALDQVRALVAAGAEIVDLGGESTRPGAAPVDEAEELARVEPVLRALPADLPAWLSIDTQRRSVAAVAQAAGAVLVNDVSAGGRDPELLPWVVSQPLAYVLMHMRGRPAGMQEAPRYENVALEVAEFLRSRAADLSARGLPRERILLDPGIGFGKRLEDNRALLRTLAGLRELGHPLLLGASRKSFIGQLEETAGQPASPPDERLGGSLAAALWAAAQGVHVLRVHDVAQTRQALQVWRWLEDPAWK
- the rimI gene encoding ribosomal protein S18-alanine N-acetyltransferase is translated as MEVIRLEERHLREMEALEQLCFPQDPWPGDLLASALGGEGVLALGLCREGRLWGAALGRLAADEAELHSIAVHPARQGEGWGRRLLLEFLAEVRARQGRVVWLEVRASNEPALRLYHRAGFTATGRRPRYYSDGEDALLFCLKLDNDID